Proteins encoded by one window of Akkermansia muciniphila ATCC BAA-835:
- a CDS encoding fumarate reductase/succinate dehydrogenase flavoprotein subunit: MINFPVSDWMPDAKIPSGPIQDKWSKYKLESKLINPNNKRKYTVLVVGSGLAGASAAATLAELGYNVKCFCYQDSPRRAHSIAAQGGINAAKNYQNDGDSVYRLFYDTVKGGDFRAREANVYRLAEVSSNIIDQCVAQGVPFGREYGGLLDNRSFGGAQLKRTFYARGQTGQQLLLGAYQALEKEVAKGHIEMFSRHEMMDLVLVDGEAKGIVTRNLVTGEIKSYAGDTVLLCTGGYGNVFFLSTNAMGCNVTAAYKAYKRGAFFANPCFTQIHPTCIPVKGDYQSKLTLMSESLRNSGRIWVPKSRETAEKIRKKEIKPSDVPEEERDYYLERKYPSFGNLAPRDISSRAAKEACDDGRGVAVTGKGVFLDFADEIKRMGREWIDGQYGNLFDMYEEITDDDPHETPMMIYPASHYTMGGLWVDYNLMSNVKGLHVLGEANFSDHGANRLGASALMQGLSDGYFVIPATLPAYLTTTKPGAVTTAAPEFKAAEDEVKERINKLLNVKGTKTVDSFHRELGLIMWEDCGMARTEESLTHAIERIPQLRKEFWENVRVTGTADGINAELEKACRVADFLEFAQLLCYDALNRQESCGAHFRVEYQLPDGEAKRNDDEYAYVAAWEYTGVDSLPVLHKEPLTFENVHLAIRSYK, from the coding sequence ATGATTAATTTTCCCGTAAGCGACTGGATGCCGGATGCCAAAATTCCCTCCGGCCCTATTCAGGACAAATGGTCCAAATACAAACTTGAGTCCAAACTGATCAATCCGAACAACAAGCGCAAGTACACGGTACTTGTGGTAGGTTCCGGCCTGGCTGGCGCCTCCGCTGCCGCCACGCTTGCCGAACTTGGCTACAACGTCAAATGCTTCTGCTACCAGGACAGCCCCCGCCGCGCCCACTCCATTGCGGCCCAGGGCGGCATTAACGCGGCCAAGAACTACCAGAACGACGGCGACTCCGTTTACCGCCTGTTTTACGACACCGTTAAAGGCGGCGACTTCCGCGCCCGTGAAGCCAATGTCTACCGTCTGGCGGAAGTCTCCTCCAACATCATTGACCAGTGTGTGGCCCAGGGCGTTCCCTTCGGCCGTGAATACGGCGGCCTGCTGGACAACCGCTCCTTCGGCGGCGCCCAGCTCAAGCGAACCTTCTACGCACGCGGACAGACGGGCCAGCAGCTCCTGCTGGGTGCCTACCAGGCCCTGGAAAAGGAAGTGGCCAAGGGACACATTGAAATGTTCTCCCGCCATGAAATGATGGATCTGGTGCTGGTGGACGGCGAAGCCAAGGGCATCGTCACCCGCAATCTGGTTACCGGCGAAATCAAATCCTACGCAGGGGATACCGTCCTGCTCTGCACGGGCGGCTACGGCAACGTGTTCTTCCTGTCCACCAACGCGATGGGTTGCAACGTCACTGCCGCCTACAAAGCCTACAAGCGTGGTGCCTTCTTCGCCAACCCCTGCTTCACGCAAATCCACCCCACCTGCATTCCGGTCAAAGGCGACTACCAGTCCAAACTGACGCTGATGTCGGAATCCCTCCGCAACAGCGGCCGCATCTGGGTGCCCAAGTCCCGTGAAACCGCAGAAAAAATCCGTAAGAAGGAAATCAAGCCTTCCGATGTTCCCGAAGAAGAACGGGACTACTACCTGGAACGCAAGTATCCCTCCTTCGGCAACCTGGCTCCGCGCGACATTTCCTCCCGCGCCGCCAAGGAAGCCTGCGACGACGGCCGCGGCGTGGCCGTCACCGGCAAGGGCGTCTTCCTGGATTTTGCGGATGAAATCAAGCGCATGGGCCGCGAATGGATTGACGGCCAATACGGCAATCTGTTTGACATGTACGAAGAAATCACGGACGACGACCCCCATGAAACGCCCATGATGATCTACCCCGCCTCCCACTACACCATGGGCGGCCTGTGGGTGGACTACAACCTCATGTCCAACGTGAAGGGGTTGCACGTCCTCGGTGAAGCCAACTTCTCCGACCACGGCGCCAACCGCCTGGGAGCCTCCGCCCTGATGCAGGGCCTGTCTGACGGCTACTTCGTCATTCCCGCCACGCTGCCCGCTTACCTGACGACCACCAAGCCCGGTGCCGTCACCACCGCCGCCCCGGAATTCAAGGCTGCGGAAGACGAAGTGAAGGAACGCATCAACAAGCTCCTGAATGTGAAGGGCACCAAGACGGTGGACTCCTTCCACCGGGAACTGGGCCTCATCATGTGGGAAGACTGCGGCATGGCCCGCACGGAAGAAAGCCTGACCCACGCCATTGAACGCATTCCCCAGCTCCGCAAGGAATTCTGGGAAAACGTGCGCGTAACCGGCACGGCGGACGGCATCAACGCGGAACTGGAAAAAGCCTGCCGCGTGGCCGACTTCCTGGAATTCGCCCAGCTGCTCTGCTATGACGCCCTGAACCGCCAGGAATCCTGCGGCGCCCACTTCCGCGTGGAATACCAGCTGCCGGACGGCGAAGCCAAGCGCAACGACGATGAATACGCCTATGTAGCCGCCTGGGAATACACTGGCGTGGACAGCCTGCCTGTTCTCCACAAGGAACCGCTGACCTTCGAGAACGTGCACCTTGCCATCCGCAGCTACAAGTAA
- a CDS encoding RHS repeat domain-containing protein — protein sequence MINNRNVLGTLLWDSLEEMATRPLALVQGASLYCYGVDFNKNVTEVFDAQGTIAAAYDYSPYGAVTSTGSLVQPVQWSGEMHDEESSLVYYNYRFYNPKDGRWINRDPIAEEGGWNLYAFLGNSPQDKFDALGLKKGFIKTGDPCSKCCKECKRSQEHPIIQDAGTKGINVKASVKSPNFTSECDHNNICKENCCYVVYTWFDCYNKTCYSQTGDTFNRKIRPSRGEGRSQSALGVSVQAYKWCSCNRGKWKCHSVIKKSNIILYKVDNPQNPKSWVLTTPPKN from the coding sequence ATGATCAACAACCGTAACGTGCTTGGCACCCTGCTGTGGGATTCTCTGGAAGAGATGGCCACGCGCCCCCTGGCCCTCGTGCAGGGCGCTTCCCTGTACTGCTACGGCGTAGACTTCAACAAGAATGTCACAGAGGTCTTCGACGCACAGGGAACGATCGCGGCGGCTTACGATTACTCCCCCTATGGGGCCGTGACCAGTACGGGCAGCCTCGTCCAGCCCGTCCAGTGGTCCGGCGAGATGCACGACGAAGAATCCTCCCTGGTCTATTACAATTACCGCTTTTACAACCCAAAAGACGGCAGATGGATCAACCGCGATCCCATTGCTGAAGAAGGGGGGTGGAATTTATATGCGTTCCTCGGGAACAGCCCTCAAGATAAGTTTGATGCTTTGGGGTTAAAAAAGGGGTTTATAAAAACAGGGGATCCATGTTCAAAATGTTGCAAAGAATGCAAAAGATCACAGGAACATCCGATCATTCAGGATGCAGGAACAAAAGGAATTAATGTTAAAGCATCGGTTAAAAGTCCTAATTTCACATCTGAATGTGATCATAATAATATATGTAAAGAAAATTGTTGTTATGTAGTTTATACTTGGTTTGATTGTTATAACAAAACATGTTATAGTCAAACAGGCGATACTTTCAACAGAAAAATCCGACCTTCGAGAGGAGAAGGCAGATCTCAGAGCGCATTAGGGGTAAGTGTTCAGGCTTATAAATGGTGTTCCTGTAATAGGGGAAAATGGAAATGCCACAGCGTAATAAAGAAAAGCAATATAATATTATATAAAGTCGATAATCCTCAAAACCCGAAATCATGGGTTCTCACAACACCTCCCAAAAATTAA
- a CDS encoding succinate dehydrogenase cytochrome b subunit: MNALVKTICTFVTSSIGRKIIVALTGLCLVLFLAGHLAGNLLIFGGPEWINTYAHGLHSMPEAALWGIRAGLAVIFIIHVWLTIQLKLENHAAREPYVFKNTIKATLSSRYMIYTGLTVLVFLIYHLYQYTLRVGYDPAQFTTFISDGTVETFDVYKMIVTGFSNVWCSAFYILAVLMLFSHLRHGVQSIFQTVGVDSRKIRPFYNFIAIAYGAIICLGFISVPVSVLLGIIK, from the coding sequence ATGAATGCACTAGTAAAAACCATATGTACATTCGTGACATCCTCCATCGGCCGCAAAATCATTGTGGCTCTGACGGGGTTATGTTTGGTCTTGTTCCTTGCGGGACACCTGGCAGGCAACCTTCTCATCTTCGGAGGCCCTGAATGGATCAACACCTACGCCCACGGCCTGCACTCCATGCCGGAAGCAGCCCTCTGGGGAATCCGCGCGGGGCTTGCGGTGATCTTCATCATCCACGTCTGGCTGACCATCCAGCTGAAGCTGGAAAACCATGCGGCCCGCGAACCCTACGTGTTCAAGAACACCATTAAGGCAACGCTCTCCTCCCGCTACATGATCTATACCGGTTTGACCGTCCTGGTGTTCCTGATCTACCACCTGTACCAGTACACCCTGCGCGTGGGATACGACCCCGCCCAGTTCACCACCTTCATTTCCGACGGTACGGTGGAAACCTTTGACGTGTACAAGATGATCGTGACCGGATTCTCCAACGTATGGTGCTCCGCCTTCTACATCCTGGCCGTTCTGATGCTGTTCAGCCATCTGCGCCACGGGGTACAGTCCATCTTCCAGACTGTGGGCGTCGATTCCCGCAAAATCCGGCCCTTCTACAACTTTATCGCCATCGCCTACGGCGCGATTATCTGCCTGGGCTTCATCTCCGTGCCGGTCTCGGTTCTTCTGGGTATCATCAAATAA
- a CDS encoding RHS repeat-associated core domain-containing protein, protein MNPPHRSSSAHRSAVPAYRKWYFGSGASQSGSTRRVRLSGQPDPDPLPFEAIRIHEERKVGPPSTSADGHSAHGTFTIPEGAEGKKLYGTCSLFLGVDDWGILEVKDSGGNVVAQVDLKENPQTAGEQGGHKYHTGTGGAQLPSGTYSWEVSQTNIDYNPASGNTSICNYSIDVVPTEPGGRKEPEPCPCEGDTCDNSGGTPPSPPQARSCPEAGMESGALGNYSSAGCSVTAESTATLMYWSCNFGAFRGLGGLPAGRVELRAEQNVSGLESPSSLAYNHPLNSRLDVPEGGIAPGVRFNLVQGDRVIAMRCYTDGSVLPIGVDTSGGGRAALATVEGQSCLRWVVEDGSQYLFSAETGTLLSYTTTDRQVISNASSYLDVRHAGDGSLRQIWNLWDGLLNVENVTSTGYTIALYTPGQITGTDEQGFYTVTGAPLKTFILSLDAEEKFTITEQAPARQPYAVTWWNDGLAWNMRQGTGEDALTTLRTRTELEPENSVWQLVTEISKNGIVAARTCAIYQTTDVGDLLLTLAEGYGSPEEQTTQYAYDQCGRLRTETAPGGSQTHYAYDLYGRLLSRDEPWAESGRRITRYTYACSGEADFSNEPATETADLLPLEGHVKTLTSTTWKYTTANHIKRTERRVTGLGVTGTRLTAEEQWLAGAANIHARGRTRFSRDLDGVQTWHDYAATTEHGALYTETVETRINGEAVPGQSTRAVTWITAEGQRVREENYLLLSTGQWALTGSAVYEFDTQNRWVKRTAGNGRLTERELMCDGGLLWEIDENGIRTDYAYDTARQLVEVTRSAVMDGETVITPETITTYVRDAAGRVLSTRQDTGAMTTRESATYDLLGRTTSTTDVLGRVTTYAYSQDGLTVTQTVPSGATFITRSAPDGTVMEESGTGQRHVIYAIDLVSDGVRTFTKAVSGETQTELQRSIVNGAGETLRTGVPNTTGGVIYTRNTYNARGQLTKTQTDAGNAATTMAPTLWEYDAFGNKTKETWKLADPATTSNSRITTWSYGVEQAQDEVYRVVTATRNNSRGTTYNETQKTLASSLSSTLESKVISIDPRGNASEQWSEYGPGAVRTQKSSIPTSDITAAATVIDGFIISQTDHAGVTATHTRAYTETGVIYASTDGRGNTVTTHTDLTGRTISVTDAAGNTTSTAYGPWFDQPAVVTNALGNTTCYGYDLRGRNTAQWGTRAQPLLFGYDEADRMISLTTFREDAGDITADPTGRTDGDVTTWSYDDATGLLIRKTWADGTHEDTAYNALNFKSTLMDARGVVTTWGYNLKKGVNNSVSYSDSTPGIQYAYNHLNQLTQVTDASGSRVLTYTPCNEPDTDSITIGGSSYQLQEHYDTYGRSSGYTLKQGTDVLQEASQGYETDGRLASAGIRHGGTEQSFAYGYLAGSSLLSSLAMPDGIVRELAYEQRRNLVTAINCRLGETVLVSRSQGYDALGRPVTRTQQRGTEPARSDSFSYNGRNELTAATLGAAPYGYSYDNIGNRKTAREPAEELAYAANGLNQYTGIEESGEAPFVPTYDASGNQTLIKTSTGIWTAVYNAANRAVSFTSRDGATVVECGYDYQGRRYMKKVTQNGTVASHERYLYRGYLQIAALDMLDNRNVLRTLLWDPLEPVATRPLALAQGASLYCYGMDFNKNVSEVFDAQGTIAAAYDYSPYGIVGSTGNLVQPVQWSGEMHDEEPTLAYYNYRFYNPKDGRWINRDPIAEQGGWNLYGFVDNGVVFSIDYLGKETNEFGYTMTIPAGYIPILLIIEGSISIEKKKNCVCIEAKLRTDVGIGVGIGLKIKQKWWPILPDIEYSLKTMIAGLSNEKILKIDNCNGKTLTSYREELLGFSHRIDAGITLSSYIQASYSIDFKISSGLTLNAKPIYLTLDATEYIKIDATLKIPFIIDQNEELVNKSFNENIKIWSK, encoded by the coding sequence ATGAATCCGCCTCATCGTTCCTCCTCCGCCCATCGTTCTGCCGTTCCCGCTTACCGGAAATGGTACTTTGGTTCCGGTGCCAGCCAATCCGGCTCTACTCGCCGCGTGCGCTTATCCGGCCAGCCGGATCCCGATCCGCTGCCGTTTGAAGCGATCCGGATCCATGAGGAAAGGAAAGTGGGGCCGCCGAGCACGTCGGCGGACGGGCACAGCGCGCACGGGACATTCACCATCCCGGAAGGAGCGGAGGGCAAAAAACTCTACGGCACCTGCTCGCTCTTCCTTGGGGTGGACGACTGGGGAATCCTGGAGGTGAAGGACTCCGGCGGCAACGTGGTGGCGCAGGTGGATCTGAAAGAAAACCCGCAGACGGCGGGCGAACAGGGCGGGCACAAATACCACACGGGGACTGGCGGGGCGCAGCTCCCCTCCGGCACCTACAGCTGGGAAGTCAGCCAGACCAACATCGACTACAATCCGGCAAGCGGCAACACCTCCATCTGCAACTACAGCATCGACGTGGTGCCGACGGAACCGGGGGGCAGGAAAGAACCCGAACCGTGTCCCTGCGAGGGAGACACGTGCGACAACAGCGGCGGAACGCCGCCCTCCCCGCCGCAGGCCCGGTCGTGCCCTGAGGCGGGCATGGAAAGCGGCGCCCTGGGAAACTACAGCTCGGCGGGGTGCAGCGTGACGGCGGAAAGCACGGCCACGCTGATGTACTGGTCCTGCAACTTCGGAGCGTTCCGTGGACTTGGGGGCCTTCCGGCCGGAAGGGTGGAACTGAGGGCTGAACAAAACGTCTCCGGCCTGGAAAGCCCCTCCTCGCTGGCCTACAACCATCCCCTGAACAGCCGTCTGGACGTGCCGGAAGGGGGCATTGCGCCGGGAGTGCGGTTCAACCTGGTGCAGGGAGACCGGGTGATTGCCATGCGCTGCTACACGGACGGGTCCGTGCTGCCCATCGGGGTGGACACGTCGGGCGGAGGGCGTGCGGCGCTGGCCACGGTGGAAGGACAATCCTGCCTGCGCTGGGTGGTGGAAGACGGCAGCCAATACCTCTTCTCGGCGGAAACGGGAACGCTCCTCTCCTACACCACCACGGACAGGCAGGTCATCTCCAACGCGTCATCCTATCTGGACGTCAGGCATGCCGGAGACGGCTCGCTGAGGCAAATCTGGAACCTGTGGGACGGCCTGCTCAACGTGGAAAACGTCACCTCCACGGGCTACACCATCGCGCTCTATACCCCTGGGCAAATCACCGGAACGGACGAACAGGGATTTTATACCGTTACGGGCGCTCCCTTGAAAACATTTATTCTTTCCCTGGATGCTGAGGAAAAGTTCACCATCACGGAACAGGCGCCTGCCAGGCAGCCCTACGCCGTCACCTGGTGGAACGACGGCCTGGCGTGGAACATGCGGCAGGGCACGGGGGAAGACGCCCTCACGACCCTCCGCACGCGCACGGAGCTGGAACCGGAAAACTCGGTCTGGCAGCTGGTCACGGAAATCTCCAAAAACGGAATCGTGGCGGCGCGCACCTGCGCCATCTACCAGACCACGGACGTGGGCGACCTGCTGCTCACGCTGGCGGAAGGCTACGGAAGCCCGGAGGAGCAAACCACGCAATACGCCTACGACCAGTGCGGACGGCTCAGAACGGAAACGGCCCCGGGCGGCAGCCAGACTCATTACGCCTATGACCTCTACGGCCGCCTGCTCAGCCGGGACGAACCGTGGGCGGAAAGCGGCAGGCGCATCACGCGCTACACCTACGCCTGTTCGGGAGAAGCCGACTTCAGCAACGAACCCGCCACGGAAACGGCAGACCTGCTTCCGCTGGAAGGACACGTCAAAACGCTGACATCCACCACCTGGAAATACACGACGGCCAACCACATCAAAAGAACGGAACGGCGGGTCACCGGACTGGGCGTGACGGGCACGCGCCTGACGGCGGAGGAACAATGGCTGGCCGGAGCCGCCAACATCCATGCCCGCGGACGCACGCGGTTCAGCCGGGACCTCGACGGCGTGCAAACGTGGCACGACTACGCGGCCACGACGGAGCACGGCGCCCTCTACACGGAAACGGTGGAAACGCGCATCAACGGAGAAGCCGTGCCGGGACAAAGCACGCGCGCCGTCACCTGGATCACGGCGGAAGGGCAGCGCGTCAGGGAAGAAAACTACCTCCTGCTTTCCACCGGGCAATGGGCGCTCACGGGCAGCGCCGTCTACGAATTTGACACGCAGAACCGGTGGGTGAAGCGGACGGCGGGCAACGGCCGGCTCACGGAACGCGAACTGATGTGCGACGGAGGCCTGCTGTGGGAAATCGATGAAAACGGCATCAGGACGGACTACGCCTACGACACGGCGCGCCAACTGGTGGAAGTCACGCGTTCCGCCGTGATGGACGGGGAAACCGTCATCACGCCGGAAACCATCACCACCTACGTCCGGGATGCGGCAGGGCGCGTACTCTCCACGCGTCAAGACACGGGGGCGATGACCACGCGGGAAAGCGCCACCTACGACCTTCTTGGCAGAACAACCTCCACCACGGACGTCCTGGGCCGGGTCACTACCTACGCCTACAGCCAGGACGGCTTGACGGTCACGCAAACCGTCCCTTCCGGGGCTACATTCATCACGCGCAGCGCGCCGGACGGAACGGTGATGGAAGAATCCGGCACGGGGCAGCGGCACGTCATCTACGCCATCGACCTGGTCAGCGACGGTGTGCGGACCTTCACGAAAGCCGTCTCCGGGGAAACGCAAACCGAGCTGCAGCGCAGCATTGTCAACGGAGCCGGGGAAACCCTGCGCACGGGCGTCCCCAACACCACCGGTGGCGTCATTTACACGAGGAACACCTACAACGCCAGGGGGCAGCTCACCAAAACGCAGACGGACGCGGGCAATGCGGCCACGACGATGGCCCCGACCCTGTGGGAATACGACGCCTTCGGCAACAAAACGAAAGAAACCTGGAAACTCGCCGATCCGGCCACGACATCCAACTCGCGCATCACCACGTGGAGCTACGGCGTGGAACAGGCCCAGGATGAAGTATACCGCGTTGTTACGGCGACCAGGAACAACAGCCGGGGAACGACCTATAACGAAACGCAGAAAACGCTGGCTTCCTCCCTCTCGTCCACGCTGGAAAGCAAAGTCATTTCCATCGACCCCAGGGGAAACGCTTCCGAACAATGGAGCGAATACGGTCCGGGCGCCGTCCGGACGCAGAAAAGCAGCATCCCCACCTCCGACATCACGGCCGCCGCTACGGTCATCGACGGTTTTATCATCTCGCAAACGGACCATGCGGGCGTCACGGCCACGCATACCCGCGCCTACACGGAAACCGGCGTCATCTACGCCAGCACGGACGGCCGGGGCAACACGGTCACGACGCACACCGACCTTACCGGGCGCACGATCTCGGTGACGGACGCGGCGGGCAACACGACTTCTACCGCCTACGGCCCCTGGTTTGACCAGCCTGCCGTCGTCACCAACGCCCTGGGCAACACGACCTGCTACGGCTACGACCTCCGGGGCCGCAACACGGCGCAATGGGGAACGAGGGCCCAGCCCCTGCTCTTCGGCTATGACGAGGCGGACAGGATGATAAGCCTCACCACGTTCCGGGAGGACGCGGGCGACATCACCGCCGACCCCACGGGACGCACGGACGGGGACGTCACTACGTGGAGCTACGATGACGCCACGGGCCTGCTCATCCGCAAAACCTGGGCGGACGGCACCCATGAAGACACCGCCTACAATGCCCTGAACTTCAAATCCACGCTCATGGACGCGCGGGGGGTGGTCACCACCTGGGGCTACAACCTGAAGAAGGGGGTCAACAACTCCGTCTCCTACAGCGACTCCACGCCCGGCATCCAGTACGCCTACAACCACCTCAACCAGCTGACCCAGGTCACGGACGCCTCCGGCTCGCGCGTCCTCACGTACACCCCCTGCAACGAACCGGACACCGACAGCATCACCATCGGAGGGAGCTCTTACCAGCTCCAGGAACACTACGACACTTACGGACGCTCCTCCGGCTATACCCTGAAACAGGGAACCGACGTCCTCCAGGAAGCCAGCCAGGGCTATGAAACCGACGGAAGGCTGGCCAGCGCCGGAATCAGGCACGGGGGAACGGAGCAAAGCTTCGCCTACGGCTACCTGGCAGGAAGCAGCCTGCTCTCCAGCCTTGCGATGCCCGACGGCATCGTCCGGGAACTTGCCTATGAACAGCGCCGCAACCTGGTCACGGCAATCAACTGCCGCCTGGGGGAAACCGTGCTGGTCTCCCGCAGCCAGGGCTACGATGCCCTGGGACGCCCGGTCACCCGCACCCAGCAGCGTGGAACGGAACCCGCCCGCAGCGACAGCTTCAGCTACAACGGCAGAAACGAACTCACCGCCGCTACCCTGGGCGCCGCCCCCTACGGCTACAGCTACGACAACATCGGCAACCGCAAGACGGCACGGGAACCGGCCGAAGAACTCGCCTACGCGGCCAACGGGCTCAACCAGTACACCGGCATTGAAGAAAGCGGGGAAGCTCCTTTTGTGCCGACGTACGACGCCTCGGGCAACCAGACCCTCATCAAGACGTCAACGGGCATCTGGACGGCCGTGTACAACGCGGCCAACCGCGCGGTGAGCTTCACCAGCCGGGACGGCGCGACAGTCGTGGAATGCGGCTACGATTACCAGGGACGCCGCTACATGAAGAAAGTGACCCAAAACGGCACGGTCGCCAGCCACGAACGCTATCTATACCGCGGCTATTTACAAATAGCGGCATTGGATATGCTGGACAACCGTAACGTGCTTCGCACGCTGTTGTGGGATCCTCTGGAACCGGTGGCCACCCGCCCCCTGGCCCTCGCGCAGGGCGCTTCCCTGTACTGCTACGGCATGGACTTCAACAAGAATGTGTCGGAGGTCTTCGACGCACAGGGAACGATCGCGGCGGCTTACGACTACTCGCCCTATGGGATAGTTGGCAGCACAGGCAACCTCGTCCAACCCGTACAGTGGTCCGGCGAGATGCACGACGAAGAACCCACCCTGGCCTATTATAATTACCGCTTTTACAACCCCAAAGACGGCAGGTGGATCAATAGGGATCCCATCGCTGAACAGGGAGGGTGGAATTTGTACGGGTTTGTTGATAATGGAGTGGTATTTTCTATTGATTATCTCGGAAAAGAAACTAACGAATTTGGCTACACAATGACTATTCCTGCGGGTTACATACCCATTCTTCTTATTATTGAGGGAAGTATATCAATAGAAAAAAAGAAAAATTGTGTATGCATTGAAGCAAAATTACGAACAGATGTTGGTATAGGTGTAGGTATAGGGCTTAAAATTAAACAAAAATGGTGGCCTATTCTTCCTGATATTGAATATTCTTTAAAAACTATGATTGCTGGATTAAGTAATGAAAAAATACTTAAAATTGACAATTGTAATGGCAAAACTTTAACATCCTATCGGGAAGAATTATTAGGATTTTCTCACAGAATTGATGCAGGCATTACACTATCATCTTATATACAAGCATCTTATTCTATCGATTTTAAGATAAGTTCTGGATTAACTTTGAACGCAAAACCAATATATTTAACTTTAGATGCAACGGAATATATTAAGATTGACGCTACTTTAAAAATCCCATTTATCATAGATCAAAACGAAGAACTTGTTAACAAATCTTTTAATGAAAATATAAAAATATGGTCTAAATAA
- a CDS encoding TatD family hydrolase, producing the protein MAFIEPHIHMVCRTTDEYRAMAQAGCLAVGEPAFWAGYDRSSADGFRDYFVQLTECEPARAAKFGMDHYTWLCINPKEAQDVAFARDVMKLIPEFIDRPNVLGIGEIGLNRNTSHEMTIFEEHLDLAVRLNQLVLIHTPHLEDKLKGTVMILSALKNRPDLDPCRVLVDHCEEHTFPLVKEAGYWAGLTLYPTSKLNPKRAGDILELYGMDRVWANSAADWGDSDPLALTALACELRRRGFSRQETERLLLENPETFMGQSPKFRKVSSR; encoded by the coding sequence ATGGCTTTCATAGAACCTCATATACATATGGTGTGCCGCACCACGGACGAATACCGGGCCATGGCGCAGGCCGGCTGCCTGGCGGTAGGGGAACCGGCGTTCTGGGCCGGTTACGACCGTTCGTCCGCGGACGGTTTCCGGGATTATTTCGTACAGCTTACGGAATGCGAACCCGCCAGGGCGGCCAAGTTCGGCATGGACCATTACACATGGCTGTGCATCAATCCCAAGGAGGCGCAGGACGTGGCTTTCGCGCGGGATGTGATGAAACTGATTCCGGAGTTCATTGACCGGCCCAATGTCCTCGGCATCGGGGAAATAGGGCTGAACCGGAATACTTCCCATGAAATGACTATTTTTGAAGAGCATCTGGATCTGGCGGTGCGCCTCAACCAGCTTGTGCTGATTCACACTCCCCATCTGGAAGACAAGCTTAAGGGGACCGTAATGATTCTTTCCGCCCTGAAAAACCGTCCGGATCTGGACCCTTGCCGCGTGCTGGTGGATCACTGTGAGGAACATACCTTCCCGCTGGTGAAGGAGGCCGGTTACTGGGCCGGGCTGACCCTTTATCCCACCAGTAAGCTGAATCCCAAGCGGGCGGGGGATATTCTGGAATTGTACGGAATGGACCGTGTCTGGGCCAATTCCGCGGCGGACTGGGGGGATTCCGATCCCCTGGCGCTGACGGCCCTGGCCTGCGAGCTGCGCAGGCGCGGTTTTTCCCGGCAGGAAACGGAACGTCTTCTCCTGGAAAATCCGGAGACATTCATGGGACAGTCCCCGAAGTTCCGGAAAGTGTCGTCCCGCTAA
- a CDS encoding succinate dehydrogenase/fumarate reductase iron-sulfur subunit gives MAKTLNLTLKVWRQENREAKGRIETYAAKDIPVDASFLEMLDIVNEGLVKEGKEPIHFDHDCREGICGMCSLTINGIPHGPERQVTTCQLHMRKFKDGDTVWIEPFRAKAFPILRDLMVDRSALDRIIAAGGYIDVRTGSAPNANNIAVEKVKADAAFDAAACIGCGACVASCKNASAMLFTSAKIAHLNLLPQGQPERSKRVLAMMKQMEAEGFGNCTNQYECEAACPKGISVDNIARLNRDFMRANAKEGLCF, from the coding sequence ATGGCTAAAACACTCAATCTCACTCTCAAGGTCTGGCGCCAGGAAAACCGGGAAGCCAAGGGCCGCATTGAGACCTATGCCGCCAAGGACATTCCGGTGGACGCCTCCTTCCTGGAAATGCTGGACATCGTCAATGAAGGCCTGGTCAAGGAAGGCAAGGAACCCATCCATTTTGACCACGACTGCCGGGAAGGCATCTGCGGCATGTGCTCCCTGACCATCAACGGCATTCCCCACGGGCCGGAACGCCAGGTGACCACTTGCCAGCTTCACATGCGCAAGTTCAAGGACGGCGATACCGTCTGGATTGAACCCTTCCGCGCGAAGGCTTTCCCAATCCTGCGGGACCTGATGGTGGACCGCTCCGCCCTGGACCGCATCATCGCCGCCGGAGGCTATATTGACGTGCGTACCGGTTCCGCGCCGAACGCCAACAACATCGCCGTGGAAAAAGTGAAGGCGGACGCCGCCTTTGACGCGGCCGCCTGCATCGGCTGCGGCGCCTGCGTGGCCTCCTGTAAAAACGCCTCCGCCATGCTGTTCACCTCCGCCAAGATCGCCCATCTCAATCTGCTGCCGCAGGGCCAGCCGGAACGTTCCAAGCGCGTCCTGGCCATGATGAAGCAAATGGAAGCGGAAGGCTTCGGCAACTGCACGAACCAGTATGAATGTGAAGCTGCTTGCCCGAAAGGCATCAGCGTGGACAACATCGCCCGCCTCAACCGCGACTTCATGCGAGCCAACGCCAAGGAAGGTCTCTGTTTCTAA